One region of Effusibacillus lacus genomic DNA includes:
- a CDS encoding response regulator transcription factor, protein MSKPIKVMLVDDHPLVMNGLRNWLEGEPDIQVVGAFDNGITAFEEMRQLLPDVVVLDIRMPGINGLELARQIKGEYGDSVKLVILSGYVYEEYQRTAFEIGVHAFVPKNASYDQILNAIRQSALGNYLIFEKTKQYETHQLLTPTEIQVLQLVAQEKTNGDIAKELNMAKRTVEYHISSIIQKLGADSRIGAVVKGFQKGIIE, encoded by the coding sequence ATGAGCAAGCCAATTAAAGTCATGTTGGTCGATGACCATCCGCTTGTTATGAATGGGTTGCGGAACTGGTTGGAGGGTGAACCTGATATACAAGTTGTCGGTGCTTTTGACAACGGAATAACAGCGTTTGAGGAGATGCGTCAATTACTCCCGGATGTTGTTGTTTTGGATATCCGCATGCCCGGAATCAATGGATTGGAGTTGGCGAGACAGATAAAAGGAGAATATGGGGATTCGGTAAAGCTGGTCATTTTATCGGGATACGTATACGAGGAGTACCAGAGAACCGCGTTTGAAATTGGGGTTCATGCATTTGTACCCAAAAACGCCTCGTACGATCAAATACTAAATGCAATCAGGCAAAGTGCTTTGGGGAATTACTTGATTTTTGAAAAAACAAAACAATACGAAACGCATCAACTCCTTACCCCAACGGAAATTCAGGTTTTACAATTGGTGGCGCAGGAAAAAACCAATGGGGATATTGCCAAAGAGTTAAACATGGCGAAGCGAACAGTAGAGTACCATATTTCCTCGATTATTCAAAAGCTTGGAGCTGATTCACGAATTGGCGCTGTAGTTAAAGGATTTCAGAAGGGGATAATAGAGTAA
- a CDS encoding sensor histidine kinase has translation MISFVAERFNRLVFLLSVLFLCCTLYFIWYVQNTPFMGVFLELNQGKWIVQEVESFGVGHQWGIKQGDLVFLVDGAAPEENYNVYKWGILENVDSLNLLTTEGVYYELKVKEGGAVSSSSKMLSLTALSFAFWAIATYTYIRKPRFTLIKYFWLLMTAISFAMMASIPSSHGLLPARILVILSVAWIPFLTVSFVQQFLEKFDNPSFHRIRNVFRLIGVLFTISLFVYLLVNLSSPLIVKWFRYGLLAQIGLLLLSLPVAFRSSKNKIAPSERNQFLVLLFGFLAGILPFFIFTVVPDLILKTDVIPFQYTLLSIVILPLTCAYVLTKRQIIDMKFYLGGYRSFFKKKDALRQQKIKLLLVTQGEQTYKTMRLILELIHKVIDIDGMFLIWYRKESPVFSSTGCFENKEKELQKWLEKDFPRRSDSKRLTYGNLIHRVFVIGSNQEPHGYLVVGNKRNRSQFTSKEIEFLRNLTEDLLDIYIHFSMYDELQKEYQTRANRSYGKDDIAISKDVSQLLIEAQEEEKIRIAQYLHDQILQSLIFLSRDLKRIGDNNPLLAEREKLDFLVRNVNDTIYEIREICAELYPSIIEDLGLREAIRWYVREIKEKRNVLIDWKYEMEDEHLLPFTTKVSLFRIIKELVNNALKHAEAETIQLSLVLKNDTLTCEISDDGKGIDVPIDFHAFLNGKHLGLVTVQKRIEHLGGSLSFHSAPGKGTRVSFELPVWSKEWEHEQAN, from the coding sequence ATGATTTCTTTTGTTGCAGAAAGATTTAACCGTCTGGTATTCCTGCTTAGTGTCCTATTCTTGTGCTGTACTCTTTACTTTATCTGGTATGTTCAAAATACCCCCTTCATGGGTGTGTTTCTGGAGTTGAATCAAGGGAAATGGATTGTTCAAGAAGTTGAATCTTTTGGGGTTGGGCATCAGTGGGGAATCAAACAGGGAGATTTAGTTTTCTTGGTGGATGGGGCTGCGCCGGAAGAGAACTATAATGTTTACAAGTGGGGAATTCTGGAGAATGTAGATTCGCTAAATCTTCTGACAACTGAAGGTGTCTATTATGAGCTAAAGGTTAAAGAGGGAGGCGCTGTTTCTTCCTCCAGCAAGATGCTATCTTTGACCGCTTTATCTTTTGCCTTTTGGGCAATTGCTACTTATACGTATATCCGCAAACCGCGTTTCACCTTGATCAAATATTTCTGGTTGCTGATGACAGCCATCTCTTTTGCGATGATGGCCTCCATTCCTTCCAGCCATGGCCTTCTTCCTGCCCGAATCCTTGTGATCTTATCTGTAGCCTGGATTCCGTTTCTCACGGTTTCTTTTGTTCAACAATTTCTCGAAAAATTTGATAATCCTTCTTTTCATAGAATTCGTAACGTGTTTCGATTGATTGGCGTTTTGTTTACCATATCGCTATTTGTGTACCTTCTTGTGAATCTCTCTTCCCCTCTAATTGTGAAATGGTTTCGATATGGACTGCTTGCGCAAATTGGATTGTTGCTGCTTTCCCTGCCTGTAGCATTTAGAAGTTCCAAGAATAAAATTGCCCCCTCCGAAAGAAATCAATTCTTGGTTTTGTTATTCGGATTCCTTGCGGGAATCTTACCGTTCTTCATCTTTACCGTTGTTCCCGACCTCATACTAAAAACAGATGTCATACCCTTTCAGTATACTTTGCTGAGTATTGTGATCTTGCCATTGACATGTGCGTACGTTTTAACAAAGCGTCAAATTATCGATATGAAATTTTACCTTGGGGGATACCGAAGTTTTTTCAAAAAGAAAGATGCATTAAGGCAACAGAAAATAAAACTGCTGCTGGTAACTCAAGGTGAACAGACCTATAAGACCATGCGGTTAATATTGGAATTGATCCACAAGGTGATTGACATTGATGGGATGTTTTTGATCTGGTATCGAAAAGAAAGCCCTGTTTTCAGTAGTACAGGCTGTTTTGAAAACAAGGAAAAGGAATTGCAGAAATGGTTGGAAAAAGATTTTCCCCGGCGATCTGATTCAAAACGTCTTACATATGGGAATCTGATTCACCGGGTTTTTGTAATAGGTTCCAATCAAGAACCACATGGCTATTTGGTTGTTGGAAACAAAAGAAACAGATCGCAGTTCACCTCTAAGGAAATAGAATTTCTTAGGAATTTGACCGAAGATCTGCTTGATATTTACATTCACTTTTCCATGTACGATGAACTTCAAAAAGAATATCAAACGAGAGCAAACAGGTCTTATGGTAAAGACGACATCGCGATTTCCAAGGATGTAAGCCAGTTGTTGATTGAGGCCCAGGAAGAAGAAAAAATCAGGATCGCACAGTACCTGCACGACCAAATTTTGCAAAGTTTGATCTTTCTGTCGCGAGATTTAAAGAGGATAGGGGACAACAACCCGTTACTCGCGGAAAGAGAGAAACTGGACTTTCTTGTAAGGAACGTTAACGACACCATATACGAGATACGTGAAATTTGCGCGGAATTGTATCCGTCCATAATCGAAGATCTCGGATTGCGGGAAGCGATCCGCTGGTATGTACGGGAGATTAAGGAAAAGAGAAACGTTTTAATCGATTGGAAGTATGAGATGGAAGACGAACATTTGCTGCCTTTTACTACAAAAGTAAGCTTGTTTCGAATCATTAAGGAACTGGTCAATAATGCTTTGAAACACGCTGAAGCCGAAACGATTCAACTTTCATTGGTTTTGAAAAACGATACTTTGACATGTGAAATTTCCGATGACGGCAAAGGGATTGATGTGCCAATAGATTTTCACGCATTTCTGAATGGAAAACACCTGGGGCTGGTAACTGTACAGAAACGAATTGAGCATTTGGGAGGGAGTCTTTCCTTCCATTCGGCTCCGGGGAAAGGCACCAGGGTTTCGTTCGAACTTCCTGTCTGGTCAAAGGAGTGGGAGCATGAGCAAGCCAATTAA